Within the Gadus chalcogrammus isolate NIFS_2021 chromosome 15, NIFS_Gcha_1.0, whole genome shotgun sequence genome, the region gtttttgaggaggtctgcttaaaaaatctgaaatattgacataaatataactagagggtgcactgtactatctgcgcacactctctctctctctcatctgaataacgatcccattcaaaatgcaatGGTTTACATTTAGTTCTGTTTAGCATGGAAACATCAGAGAAATGCTGCcgttcagaatgcattggttaacatttcgttctgtggagcacggttattttaattttatttttttcaggttttgaggaggtctgcttaaaaaatgcaaaaatggaAATATTGACGTATATATAACTAGTGGgagcactgtactatctgcgcacaccccttctgaagcctctctctctctctctctccctctctctctttctctcgtttcCTTTTGTGGAGCACATTAATTGTCTGGCAAACGCGTGTTCTTTGGATCATGAAATAttgacatacagtatatatacctAGAgggtgtactgtactgtctgcgcacacactctctcgtctgaaaaacactcccattcaatatgcattggtttacatttcgttctgtgtagcacgaaaacaTCGGAGAAGCGCTCcccttcagaatgcattggtttacatttcgttctctgtagcacgaaaaaagtcggacaatcgtgctctgggacacgattcagtAGATTAATAGATTATTAATTGCGTGATACTGGGTTGGCCatcgacacacacgcaggtaagaacacatgcacgcgcacacacagcagcgacactcgcccaggtaatactgtaatccatttggatggtacgccggtacgtgcaagtcgcaaatctcccagctttttTAAGGAATTTGCAGAGGCacgtccccttttggtcatagTACATTTCCCGTTTCTCATTGGCTagctattgttattgttagctacattagcctcctTAGTTAATTAGCTCGAAAACAAAccacacaactttacattgtattgcacgcacagcaataCCGtacaatgcataaattggtgaccggcaTAAATTAGTATTGTAATTAAGTGTGTAAAATCATTTAAAAtctacattaaaatgaccaatgtGATACAAATACAAAGGAAATAAATCTCTTCATGGGTGcagccatttttttttacaagtagTGCGTTCGGCCTCACTGAACTCGCTCTACTTTCAAAgtgacgagatactacgaccaaaagggggcgtgcctcagtgaaatgccgcaagaaacctgggagatttgcgacttaTCGTTTGGGTTTCATCCGATTCCGGTGCCTATTCGATACTTTTTAAACGATTCCGATGCTAAAACGGTTCTCGAACCGatacttaaaaaaacgaaactgcacacactttgtcaaaaaaaatacCCTTTTATTTCCAGGGCCAAATTAAACACAATATAACTTTAAAtctttaaacaatataaatacaaGTAACATTtggtaataataaataaagcaatatcaaataaagattcacatttacatcaaataaaacaatattgtatcaaacaatataaatactGGAGATTAATAGAGATACTACCAGGGTAATCTAATCTCCATTTTCTCCTCCTAATGACCTGAACTGAACACGAACAGTGCAACAccttaaatattaaaatagatACATAACACAAGTATAGAACAAGATATTGCACAATTAAATTAGCTTTTGTGACTGGTGAGGTGAGGACACTTTACAGTATATTTCTTAACATTTCTTTCTCTAACAATTCTTCTGCAGGAATATCACCATATTGGCCTTCTCTGGTAATATTCGACATCTTTCCTTACTTATTGCATGCCCAGCACACGAGAAAACCCTCTCAGAGGGGGTTGATGAGGCCTGCACACACAAGTAATTCTCTGACAGGAGAGACAAATTAGGGAGGGTATCCCTCTTACCCCCCCACCAGGCCACAGGGTCTTGTCCAGATGGGATCGCTGGCAGGCCTTTGTAGATCTGTTGCTCTTTCTGGACCTCTTCTCTAATGGAGAGGGCACTGCTTGTGGTCAGAGTTGCATGGAGAAGTTCTCGGTCTTCATCCTCATAACAACTGCTCCAAGGCTGACATCTTGTGAGCTCTTCTTGGCTGGAAAATACAAACAGGTTTAGTTTAGCACAAAAAACAACTATTCATTGTAGACTAGATAGATAGTATGTGGTTGAACTTACATTTCTGCCTGCttggtcctcctccacctcattaCCCTCACCTTCTACCTCACTCTGAAGAGGGTCCTCTTTTGGAAGCTGTAGACACAAACAGATTGTCCATACAACAGCAATACTTAATTACAGAAACTGTAGCTTAGGCATGGACATAATGCACATGAAAAAAGATGAGGAATTTAGTACACTGTCCCTGACAAACATGCAGTATAGTACCTGAACTGCCATGGCATTGTCAATCCCTGCTTTCTCAAGCCTGTCCCAAGCTTCCGCAACACCAACTTCCAGCCTGCCTTTAAAGCGAGGGTCCATCAAGGTGACCTCCCTAAGGAAGTTCTGAATGTCTTGAGCCTGTAAAGAAAACATGGTTTAGTGTCTAATAGTGTAAATGGTGTAGTTTGCCTTCTTTCTTTGTGAACATGGATATTGGCTGTAGATGGATAGTACCTGGTATCTTTTTTCAAGATCTTGCCAGACCTTCTCTTTTATAGCAGCCATAAATGGTTTGTCATCATCGGAGGTTGAATAGTGTGCCTCCAGCTTCGTGAGGATCGGGATGATTTGGCTgcatgtgggggtgggggtcttgTCGCTTGACACGCAGAGGGTTGAGGTGTACAACACTTTCATGGCTTTCATGAATTCCTCTGCCTTCTCAAAATCTGTCTCGGTGAGCCTTTGTAGTCTgtggaaaataaacaataatgttAAGAACAAAAGGTAAATTGACATTATTACAAATTACCCTCTTGTCCATCaactcacctgtctctctccattgGCTTCCTTAGCCTCTGATCGAGGCAGGCTGCCTGGATTGCAGGGAATTGCTCTACAAAGCGCTCCACCATGAGGTATAGAGAATTCCAGCGAGTCCTCACGTCCAGGATAACATTATGCTCTGGCAAATCTAAAGCACAGACATTAGAATTACAATAAACAATTGCTTACATTTAAAAGTATTACTTTTCAagatttatttataattatacaTATGGTGTTTACTGAGGAGTCGCTGCTTCTCTCTTAGAACCGTTTTGCTCATAGTGGAGCGCTTCAGCCACACCACCACTGAGCGAATCTTTGCACACCAGTTGGTCACAGCTGGAATGCCGTACACCTTCTGTGCCGCCAGGTTGAGTGTGTGGGCAAAGCACCCAACTTTCAAAAAATGCAGGTTCTTCAGGGCAACGTCCATGTTGCTTGCATTGTCTACGGTGGCAGCTATGACTTTTCCAGTCAACTTGAACTCCTCAAGAATACTGTGGATTTGTTCTGCCACCACTGGCCCTGTCTGGGACTCGTACACTGCTTCAGTGCTTAGCACTTTCTGCTGTATGCTGCCCTCGTAAATGTAATGGGCAGTTACTGTTAGATAGTGGTCCTGggcaaccatccatccatcgcaAGTTATTGCAATTTTGTTGACCTGCGCCAGCTGCTGGATGACATTCTGTTTTGAAACAGAATACCACGCAGGTATCAAGTTATTGGAGAGGTCATCCCTGGATGGTGGCCGGTATCTTTGATTGAGGGCAGTGATCATCTccctttataaaaaaatataaaatacatatgATATTAGTCTTGTACACAGAATGTCTTCATGGTACAGAGGTGTGGCCTACACATCCATCTAGGAAATTATATTTTGATAGCATAGCCGCTACACATTTTCACCTGAAAAATGGCGATTCTACTGTGGCAAACGGATGAAGCCCCTTCACCACAAATTTGGTGACTGCCCTGTGGAtttcctccaccttctcttGGGTTATTTCAGACCTCTTAGCCAGGGTGAAAGGTGTCACTGTGGTAACTTGAAAGGCAGAAATAAAAGTATTACAACATACAACTTATTCAGGTCACTCATAGTAGCCTATTCTGCTCAACAGCTcattccccccactccccctctggATATATAGTAGAGTAGTGGCCTCAAACAACTGTTGTCCCCATCCCCCTCTAGAAATAGCCTCAAACACAGGTATAGCTATACGTTTCTGATTAAATGGGCGATTGCGCCGTTTAATacttatgtaaaaaaacatttaagttCAACATTTTATCTTCACATATTATGACTTTTACTTTAAGCAGAGAAATATCTTCCATACAATCTTAAGCTTACCTATCTGTTTGCGTCCACGTGTAATTGCAAAATTGCGCATTCTGAATCTAGTgttgacatttattttaaagattTGAATACTTGGTATGAGTTTTacattaagcagaaagtcagcAGACACCGAGTTCAAGTTTAGGACATAGCACACGTTGTCACAAACGCTGTTGAATGGCAAAGTGGTTTATATTAGCCTACTTTATATTCAAGATTTGCGGTTGTCATTAAATTACTCGACTTACCCGAAGTGGAAaggctgctgtgagtgctgtgactgTCAGATTCATCATCGTCTGTGTTGTCCACCACCACACCGGCAGGGCTGGGAGTCTTTATTTGTCCGGCTTGTGCTGCTGAAGTGCTTGGCCTTGCGTCACGTAAATGATCGAACGCGGTGCATTTTTCGGCTTTTAAATAAACACCGTGAGTCGTCAGATGTTTTGTAAGATTTGTCGTGTTACCTCCTTTGCTTGAAATTACTTTATTGCATCTGTTGCAAGTCGCAGAGTTTAAATCTTTGGATGTAAAATGTAGCCAAACCTTGGAACGTTTTGCCTTCAGCATCTTCATTGATCAACAAGATCGCACTCAGTAGCGTCACTGACGTCACGCAAATTGACGCAACAACATAAGGGCGGGGGAGGGATAAAAAATTCAGGAACCGTTATGAGGAACCGAAATGTGCGTTCTCATTCGATCTCGTTAGAACCGTTTACGTCGGAACCGGTTCcctactggaaccgagtttcggtgctcaaccctacTTACAACTTGCACGTACCGGcataccatccaaatggattacagcataagacgttatgttttttaaacataacggctccggcATCGACACATGCGCAGGTAAGAactcacatgcacgcgcacacaccgcagcgacactcgcccaggtaagacgttatgtttttaaacata harbors:
- the LOC130405173 gene encoding zinc finger BED domain-containing protein 4-like isoform X1, translated to MKMLKAKRSKVWLHFTSKDLNSATCNRCNKVISSKGGNTTNLTKHLTTHGVYLKAEKCTAFDHLRDARPSTSAAQAGQIKTPSPAGVVVDNTDDDESDSHSTHSSLSTSVTTVTPFTLAKRSEITQEKVEEIHRAVTKFVVKGLHPFATVESPFFREMITALNQRYRPPSRDDLSNNLIPAWYSVSKQNVIQQLAQVNKIAITCDGWMVAQDHYLTVTAHYIYEGSIQQKVLSTEAVYESQTGPVVAEQIHSILEEFKLTGKVIAATVDNASNMDVALKNLHFLKVGCFAHTLNLAAQKVYGIPAVTNWCAKIRSVVVWLKRSTMSKTVLREKQRLLNLPEHNVILDVRTRWNSLYLMVERFVEQFPAIQAACLDQRLRKPMERDRLQRLTETDFEKAEEFMKAMKVLYTSTLCVSSDKTPTPTCSQIIPILTKLEAHYSTSDDDKPFMAAIKEKVWQDLEKRYQAQDIQNFLREVTLMDPRFKGRLEVGVAEAWDRLEKAGIDNAMAVQLPKEDPLQSEVEGEGNEVEEDQAGRNPRRAHKMSALEQLL
- the LOC130405173 gene encoding zinc finger BED domain-containing protein 4-like isoform X2 — its product is MITALNQRYRPPSRDDLSNNLIPAWYSVSKQNVIQQLAQVNKIAITCDGWMVAQDHYLTVTAHYIYEGSIQQKVLSTEAVYESQTGPVVAEQIHSILEEFKLTGKVIAATVDNASNMDVALKNLHFLKVGCFAHTLNLAAQKVYGIPAVTNWCAKIRSVVVWLKRSTMSKTVLREKQRLLNLPEHNVILDVRTRWNSLYLMVERFVEQFPAIQAACLDQRLRKPMERDRLQRLTETDFEKAEEFMKAMKVLYTSTLCVSSDKTPTPTCSQIIPILTKLEAHYSTSDDDKPFMAAIKEKVWQDLEKRYQAQDIQNFLREVTLMDPRFKGRLEVGVAEAWDRLEKAGIDNAMAVQLPKEDPLQSEVEGEGNEVEEDQAGRNPRRAHKMSALEQLL